From Phenylobacterium montanum, the proteins below share one genomic window:
- a CDS encoding restriction endonuclease subunit S, which produces MGDVAEINPRTDFTHLDADQPITFLPMAAVAEESGAIRLTETRTASDVSKGFTRFQTGDVLFAKITPCMENGKIAIVPAVPGGVAAGSTEFHVIRPDVLRPHFVFFYLVRRALREDARRNMSGSAGQLRVPTDYLRTLPIPVPPLEVQDQLVGRVEELFVEIDDGEAALADARAGVETYRKALLKSAVTGELTADWRRENPPTETGGDLLHRILTDRRATWSRDPQRRGKAYVEPKRPTIDQPPDLPEGWAWLSLAEIVSTQERSFQSGPFGSSLLHSEFQASGKLVIGIDNVRDGFFSLGSNHRISPEKFDQLIKYKARPRDIVITVMATIGRTCVIPDDIEDAIITKHLYRMSPSTNVVLPMFVNLCLRGHPVTLAEIFGNTQGQTRPGLNKEILEGIPIPVPPLLEQEMIIRRHQLSAQDADEGTAIIESQSAATAALRQSILSAAFRGELV; this is translated from the coding sequence TTGGGTGATGTCGCCGAGATCAATCCACGAACCGACTTCACCCACCTCGATGCGGACCAGCCAATCACGTTCCTGCCGATGGCGGCCGTTGCGGAGGAAAGCGGCGCAATCCGGCTAACCGAAACGCGCACGGCGTCTGATGTGTCGAAAGGCTTCACTCGGTTCCAGACCGGCGATGTCCTCTTCGCGAAGATCACGCCGTGCATGGAAAACGGCAAGATCGCGATTGTCCCGGCGGTGCCCGGCGGCGTTGCTGCGGGATCAACCGAGTTCCACGTCATTCGACCTGACGTGCTCCGCCCACACTTTGTCTTTTTCTATCTCGTGCGCCGCGCGCTACGTGAGGACGCCCGCAGGAACATGTCGGGGAGCGCCGGTCAGCTTCGCGTTCCAACTGATTATCTCAGAACGCTACCGATCCCCGTTCCGCCGCTGGAGGTGCAGGATCAGTTAGTGGGTCGCGTTGAAGAGCTGTTCGTCGAGATTGATGACGGCGAAGCGGCTCTGGCAGACGCCCGCGCCGGCGTCGAGACCTACCGAAAAGCGCTCCTGAAGTCGGCCGTCACTGGCGAACTGACCGCCGATTGGCGGCGCGAAAACCCACCAACGGAAACCGGCGGAGACCTCCTCCACCGCATCCTAACTGACCGGCGCGCGACGTGGAGTCGCGATCCACAGCGAAGGGGGAAGGCCTACGTTGAGCCGAAACGCCCCACAATTGATCAACCCCCAGACCTTCCTGAAGGTTGGGCGTGGTTAAGCTTGGCTGAGATTGTGTCGACGCAGGAGCGTTCCTTCCAAAGCGGGCCATTCGGAAGCAGCTTGCTGCACTCCGAGTTCCAGGCCTCCGGGAAGCTGGTTATCGGTATCGACAACGTGCGGGACGGTTTCTTTTCGCTTGGGTCAAACCATCGCATTAGTCCAGAAAAATTTGACCAATTGATCAAGTATAAAGCAAGGCCGAGGGATATTGTTATAACAGTAATGGCGACAATTGGCAGGACCTGCGTCATTCCGGATGATATAGAAGACGCAATAATAACGAAACATCTATATAGAATGTCCCCTTCGACGAACGTGGTACTGCCGATGTTCGTTAACTTGTGCCTGCGCGGGCACCCCGTAACGCTCGCCGAAATATTTGGAAACACCCAAGGCCAAACCCGCCCCGGGCTCAACAAGGAAATCCTTGAAGGCATCCCGATACCAGTGCCGCCGCTCCTCGAACAGGAGATGATCATTAGACGGCACCAATTGTCAGCGCAGGACGCTGACGAGGGAACTGCGATCATTGAAAGCCAATCTGCAGCTACAGCTGCGCTTCGCCAATCCATCCTTTCCGCCGCCTTCCGAGGTGAACTCGTATGA
- a CDS encoding type I restriction endonuclease subunit R, with the protein MNIGAGLGVAVREYPLSTGPCDYLLIVDRKACGVIEAKPEGTTLSGVAEQAKGYQQQLPGHLANWGDPLRFDYEASGSEILFSDRADPEQRSRKVFSFHRPETLLERLLDGSSLRRRLTHMPALVTEGLRDCQIEAITGLETSLAQGRPKALIQMTMGAGKTFTAATTAYRLLAHANAKRVLFLVDRNNLGRQTLKEFQAYRPPGTGRLFTELYNVQRLGLAGLDPDAKVVISTIQRVYSQLVGSELSEEDEEASAFEADDRAPAQEVAYSQNMPPETFDVVVIDECHRSIYGRWRQVLDYFDAFQIGLTATPSVHTLGYFQKNLVAEYPYERSVIDGVNVPFEVFRIRTEIGERGGKVPSGFTVPKRDRHTRRQRYEELADDLVYSPTELDRSVIAPNQIRTVLETYRDTLPTELFPGRTEVPKTLIFAKDDHHAEEIVHIAREVFGKGNEFAKKITYRVTGVSPEELIAAFRNQYNPRIAVTVDMIATGTDIKPVEVLIFMRDVKSALYFEQMKGRGVRTINTADLINVTPDAKGKDRFILIDAVGVSESAKTISPPLEQKPKVSFDKLLEHVASGRNDPEVVSSLAVRLAALARKLASQDQDLVAERAGGRSLTEIAAGLMDSMDNDRITEAAEREHAPPISDAKFDATAKRLRDEALRPLSDNPALRKLLVELKTQSEVVIDVFSPDAVVSTGFDEKAARELTLKFEAFLEENQDELAALSILYGKPYAQKRLTYESLEDLRRALARPPWLLEPMGVWSAYKRLSKGAIKSDPARVLTDMVALVRFALHQQDTLAPLSVDMVARFNLWLGREAKAGRTYTAEQASWLEAIRDHLAANIDLSLRDLQDQPTFSSKGGVVAARAAFGTRLPELIEDLTGALVA; encoded by the coding sequence ATGAACATCGGTGCGGGGCTGGGCGTCGCTGTGCGGGAATACCCGCTCTCGACGGGTCCTTGCGACTACCTGCTCATCGTTGACCGCAAAGCCTGCGGCGTCATTGAGGCGAAGCCCGAGGGCACGACCTTGTCCGGCGTGGCGGAGCAGGCGAAGGGCTACCAGCAGCAGCTTCCCGGCCACCTCGCCAACTGGGGCGATCCCCTGCGCTTCGACTACGAGGCCAGCGGCTCGGAAATCCTGTTCAGCGACCGCGCCGATCCCGAGCAGCGGTCACGCAAGGTCTTCAGCTTCCATCGGCCGGAAACGCTGTTGGAGCGCCTTCTGGACGGCTCGTCGCTGCGTCGGCGGCTGACCCACATGCCCGCCCTGGTGACCGAGGGTCTGCGCGACTGCCAGATCGAAGCCATCACCGGCCTGGAGACCTCGCTCGCCCAGGGCAGGCCCAAGGCGCTCATCCAGATGACCATGGGGGCGGGCAAGACCTTCACCGCCGCCACCACCGCCTATCGCCTGCTGGCCCATGCCAACGCCAAGCGCGTCCTGTTCCTGGTGGATCGCAATAACCTGGGCCGACAGACACTCAAGGAGTTCCAGGCCTATCGTCCGCCGGGCACGGGGCGGCTGTTCACCGAACTCTACAACGTCCAGCGGCTCGGGCTGGCGGGGCTCGACCCGGACGCCAAGGTCGTCATCTCCACCATCCAGCGGGTCTATTCGCAACTGGTTGGCTCCGAGCTGTCGGAGGAGGATGAGGAAGCCAGCGCCTTCGAAGCCGATGACCGCGCGCCGGCCCAAGAGGTTGCCTACAGCCAAAACATGCCGCCCGAGACCTTCGACGTGGTGGTGATCGACGAGTGCCACCGCTCGATCTATGGCCGCTGGCGGCAGGTGCTGGATTACTTCGACGCCTTCCAGATCGGCCTGACCGCCACTCCATCGGTCCACACCCTGGGCTACTTCCAGAAGAACCTGGTGGCCGAGTATCCCTACGAGCGCTCGGTGATCGACGGCGTCAACGTGCCGTTCGAGGTGTTCCGCATCCGCACCGAGATCGGCGAGCGCGGCGGCAAGGTGCCGTCTGGCTTCACCGTGCCCAAACGAGATCGCCACACCCGCCGGCAGCGCTATGAGGAACTGGCCGACGATCTGGTCTATTCGCCGACCGAGCTGGACCGGTCGGTGATCGCGCCGAACCAGATCCGCACGGTGCTGGAGACCTACCGCGACACCCTGCCGACCGAGCTGTTCCCCGGCCGCACCGAGGTCCCCAAGACCCTGATCTTCGCCAAGGATGACCATCACGCCGAGGAGATCGTCCACATCGCCCGCGAGGTTTTCGGCAAGGGCAACGAGTTCGCCAAGAAGATCACCTACCGGGTGACCGGCGTGTCGCCTGAGGAGCTGATCGCCGCCTTCCGCAACCAATACAATCCGCGCATCGCCGTGACGGTCGACATGATCGCCACCGGCACCGATATCAAGCCGGTCGAGGTGCTGATCTTCATGCGCGACGTGAAGTCAGCCCTTTATTTCGAGCAGATGAAGGGGCGGGGCGTCCGCACGATCAACACGGCGGACCTGATCAACGTCACCCCCGACGCAAAGGGCAAGGACCGCTTCATCCTGATCGACGCGGTGGGCGTCAGCGAGAGCGCCAAAACCATCTCGCCGCCCCTGGAGCAGAAGCCGAAGGTCAGCTTCGACAAGTTGCTGGAGCATGTCGCCAGTGGCCGCAATGATCCCGAGGTGGTCTCGTCCCTGGCCGTGCGGCTGGCGGCGCTGGCCAGAAAGCTCGCGTCCCAGGACCAGGATCTCGTCGCCGAGCGGGCAGGCGGGCGGAGCCTGACCGAGATCGCTGCCGGGCTGATGGACAGCATGGACAACGACCGCATCACCGAGGCTGCCGAGCGGGAACACGCGCCGCCCATCAGCGACGCCAAGTTCGACGCCACGGCCAAGCGGCTGCGCGACGAGGCCCTGCGCCCGCTCAGCGACAATCCCGCCCTGCGCAAGCTGCTGGTGGAACTGAAGACCCAGAGCGAGGTCGTGATCGACGTCTTCAGCCCGGACGCGGTGGTCTCCACCGGGTTCGACGAGAAGGCGGCGCGCGAGCTGACACTGAAGTTCGAGGCGTTCCTGGAAGAAAACCAGGACGAGCTGGCCGCCTTGTCGATCCTCTATGGCAAGCCCTACGCCCAGAAGCGGCTGACCTATGAGAGCCTGGAGGACCTGCGAAGGGCGCTCGCTCGGCCGCCCTGGCTGCTGGAGCCAATGGGCGTCTGGTCAGCCTACAAGCGGCTGTCCAAGGGGGCGATCAAAAGCGATCCGGCCAGGGTGCTCACCGACATGGTCGCCCTGGTTCGCTTCGCCCTGCATCAACAGGACACGCTCGCGCCGCTGTCGGTGGACATGGTCGCGAGGTTCAATCTCTGGCTCGGCCGCGAGGCCAAGGCGGGGCGAACCTATACCGCTGAGCAGGCGTCCTGGCTGGAAGCGATCCGTGATCACCTCGCCGCCAACATTGACCTTTCCCTCCGCGACCTTCAGGACCAGCCCACGTTTTCCAGCAAGGGCGGCGTCGTCGCGGCCAGGGCCGCGTTCGGGACGCGGTTGCCTGAGCTGATTGAAGATCTGACCGGCGCGCTGGTGGCTTGA